The following are from one region of the Pelagibius sp. CAU 1746 genome:
- a CDS encoding VOC family protein: protein MAFTPKNIDHVVVCVSDLDRALKFYCDVLGCTEERRVERIGLIQLRAGASMIDLQLVKPAPEDSEFSGPTKNMDHFALRIEPFDPKTLLSHLADHGIDAGEVVQRYGAEGDGPSVYIDDPDGNTIELKGPAGG from the coding sequence ATGGCCTTCACCCCCAAGAACATCGACCACGTGGTGGTCTGCGTCAGCGACCTGGACCGCGCCTTGAAGTTCTATTGCGATGTCCTGGGCTGCACCGAGGAGCGGCGGGTCGAGCGCATCGGCCTCATCCAGCTCCGCGCCGGGGCCTCGATGATCGACCTGCAGCTCGTGAAGCCGGCGCCGGAGGACAGCGAGTTCTCCGGGCCGACCAAGAACATGGACCACTTCGCCCTGCGCATCGAGCCCTTCGACCCGAAAACCCTGCTCAGCCACCTGGCCGACCACGGCATCGACGCCGGCGAGGTGGTGCAGCGCTACGGCGCCGAGGGCGACGGCCCCTCGGTCTACATCGACGACCCCGACGGCAACACGATCGAACTCAAAGGGCCGGCGGGCGGCTGA
- the egtB gene encoding ergothioneine biosynthesis protein EgtB: protein MERECLLDGFRKLRARSDALAAPLSPEDMTPQSMEDASPTKWHLAHTSWFFEAFILREHQPGYRDFRPGYNYLFNSYYEAVGRRHARPRRGLVTRPGVEEVRAYRRHVDAAIGALIHDAPDDVWAAVAPLLELGLHHEMQHQELLLTDILHLLAQNPLDPAYREARPARGSETHSRDGGPLTWWEHGGGVVEIGHEGGAFAYDCEGPRHQELLQPFTLASRLVTNGEWLEFMADGGYDDPALWLSDGWATVQREGWRAPLYWEDDGDGTWAAMSLLGRYPVDPAAPVCHVSLFEADAYARWAGARLPREAELEVAAAQQPIAGNLLSRDALVPLPAEKAGAAPAQLYGDVWEWTQSAYGPYPGFRAPEGAVGEYNGKFMCNQFVLRGGSCVTPDAQLRASYRNFFYPHQRWQFTGLRLAKDVAGGGV from the coding sequence ATGGAACGAGAATGCCTGTTGGACGGTTTCCGCAAGCTGCGCGCGCGCAGCGACGCCCTGGCCGCGCCGCTGTCACCCGAGGACATGACGCCGCAGTCGATGGAGGATGCCAGTCCCACCAAGTGGCACCTGGCGCACACCTCCTGGTTCTTCGAGGCCTTCATCCTGCGGGAGCATCAGCCGGGCTACCGCGACTTCCGCCCCGGCTACAACTACCTCTTCAACTCCTACTACGAGGCCGTGGGTAGGCGCCACGCCCGGCCGCGCCGCGGCCTCGTCACCCGTCCCGGCGTCGAAGAGGTGCGGGCCTACCGCCGCCATGTCGACGCGGCCATAGGCGCCCTGATCCACGACGCGCCCGACGATGTCTGGGCAGCGGTCGCGCCGCTGCTGGAGCTTGGCCTGCACCACGAGATGCAGCACCAGGAACTGCTGCTCACCGATATCCTGCATCTCTTGGCGCAGAACCCGCTGGACCCCGCCTACCGGGAAGCGCGGCCGGCGCGCGGCAGTGAGACCCATTCACGAGATGGGGGGCCGCTGACCTGGTGGGAGCACGGCGGCGGCGTTGTCGAAATCGGGCATGAGGGCGGGGCCTTCGCCTACGACTGCGAGGGGCCGCGCCACCAAGAACTGTTGCAGCCCTTCACCCTTGCCAGCCGCCTGGTGACCAACGGCGAGTGGCTGGAGTTCATGGCCGACGGCGGCTACGACGACCCGGCGCTGTGGCTTTCCGACGGCTGGGCGACGGTGCAGCGCGAGGGCTGGCGCGCGCCGCTCTATTGGGAAGACGACGGCGACGGCACCTGGGCCGCCATGTCGCTGCTGGGCCGCTATCCTGTCGATCCCGCCGCGCCGGTCTGCCACGTCAGCCTCTTCGAGGCCGACGCCTACGCCCGCTGGGCCGGGGCGCGCCTGCCCAGAGAAGCGGAGCTGGAGGTGGCCGCGGCGCAGCAGCCGATCGCCGGCAACCTTCTCAGCCGCGACGCCCTGGTGCCGCTGCCGGCAGAAAAGGCAGGTGCTGCGCCGGCCCAGTTGTATGGCGACGTCTGGGAGTGGACCCAGAGCGCCTACGGGCCCTATCCCGGCTTCCGCGCGCCCGAAGGCGCGGTGGGCGAATACAACGGCAAGTTCATGTGCAATCAGTTCGTGCTGCGCGGCGGCTCCTGCGTCACGCCCGATGCGCAGCTGCGCGCCAGCTACCGCAACTTCTTCTATCCGCATCAGCGCTGGCAGTTCACCGGCCTGCGATTGGCGAAGGATGTTGCCGGGGGAGGCGTCTGA
- a CDS encoding MMPL family transporter, translated as MSDLSAAWVNRVCRRPVLVLFACLALAGGMLWIAATSLAINTSTEDMLSAELPWRQNNRAVDSAFPQLVDSLTIAVEGPDAVAAEDAAERLARALRAEEKVFHSVLLPEGGEFFRRNGLLYLSTEELQAESDRLAAAQPLLAALQEDPSLRGLAALLAQALDSGSETRLDDLAPLLEGLAATAAALPRDPHARLSWPALFSGGPASGEGESAADRRRFLIAKPVIDFASLEPMAAGVAAVEEAAEDLGLTEAEGYRLRLTGEALMLQDELVSVQTGIGVVGLISGLLVAFVLFAGLRSWRLVLPILVTLVAGLAWTAGFAALAVGELNLISVAFAVLFIGLSVDFGIHYTLRVQESAAAGRDQSAALTEAAALTGRPLLLCAVSSALAFFAFFPTAYRGLSELGLIAGTGMFIALFLNLTLLPALMRLLPAPAGAVHLGPLAAASAALQRRAGRHAGLLAGIGVALALAAAFAVPQARFDDDPLNLRDPDSPSVAALLELLDDPRVSPYSAQVLADGLQAARAEAARLEALPEVAAAVTLDAFVPADQAVKLDIIDQTALLLSPLFTAPPPLPAPDGAERAAALERLKGALRSPPAEIAEEAARLAGALDGLGSVTPAQLEAAWLGGFEAALNRVLDALEAQPVTLGDLPAELRRRYEAAAGPEKGKMLIEVIPEEDLRDPAARERFVAAVQAEVPNVSGVPVTIVEAGWAVVTAFVEATLLALCAISLLLLLVLRSPLDTLLVLLPLSLAALLTVAAGVVFDLPFNFANVIVLPLLLGLGVDSGIHYVMRAREEKAGAAAATNSTPRAIFLSALTTLASFGALSISQHPGTASMGLLLTVAIVITLICVLAFLPALLALAGRMPRG; from the coding sequence TTGAGCGATCTGTCCGCCGCCTGGGTCAACCGGGTCTGCCGGCGTCCGGTTCTCGTTCTGTTCGCCTGTCTGGCGCTGGCCGGGGGGATGCTGTGGATCGCCGCCACCAGCCTCGCCATCAACACCTCCACCGAGGACATGCTGTCGGCGGAACTGCCCTGGCGGCAGAACAACCGCGCCGTCGACAGCGCCTTCCCGCAGCTGGTCGACAGCCTGACCATTGCCGTGGAGGGCCCGGACGCCGTGGCCGCGGAAGACGCCGCCGAGCGTCTGGCCCGGGCCTTGCGCGCAGAGGAAAAGGTCTTCCACTCGGTGCTGCTGCCCGAGGGTGGGGAATTCTTCCGCCGCAACGGCCTGCTCTACCTCTCGACCGAGGAACTTCAGGCCGAGAGCGACCGCCTCGCCGCGGCCCAGCCCCTGCTGGCGGCCCTGCAGGAGGATCCCAGCTTGCGCGGCCTCGCCGCGCTGCTGGCGCAGGCGCTGGACAGCGGATCGGAAACGCGCCTCGACGACCTGGCGCCGCTGCTCGAAGGCCTGGCCGCGACCGCCGCGGCCCTGCCGCGGGACCCGCACGCGCGGCTGTCCTGGCCGGCGCTCTTTTCCGGCGGCCCGGCGTCCGGTGAGGGGGAGAGCGCCGCCGACCGCCGGCGGTTCCTCATCGCCAAGCCGGTCATCGACTTCGCCTCGCTGGAGCCCATGGCCGCCGGCGTGGCCGCGGTGGAAGAGGCGGCGGAGGACCTGGGGCTGACCGAGGCCGAAGGCTATCGCCTGCGCCTGACCGGCGAGGCCTTGATGCTGCAGGACGAACTGGTCTCGGTGCAGACGGGTATCGGCGTCGTCGGCCTGATCTCTGGCCTGCTGGTCGCCTTCGTGCTCTTCGCCGGCCTGCGCTCCTGGCGGCTGGTGCTGCCGATCCTGGTGACCCTGGTGGCGGGGCTGGCCTGGACCGCAGGTTTCGCCGCCCTGGCGGTGGGCGAGTTGAACCTCATCTCGGTGGCTTTCGCCGTGCTCTTCATCGGCCTCAGCGTCGACTTCGGCATCCACTATACCCTGCGCGTGCAGGAAAGCGCCGCGGCGGGGCGCGATCAGTCGGCGGCTCTCACCGAGGCCGCCGCGCTGACCGGCCGGCCATTGCTGCTCTGCGCCGTCTCCTCGGCGCTGGCGTTCTTCGCCTTTTTCCCCACCGCCTACCGCGGCTTGTCGGAACTGGGCCTCATTGCCGGTACCGGCATGTTCATCGCGCTGTTCCTGAACCTTACCCTGCTGCCGGCGCTGATGCGCCTCCTGCCGGCGCCGGCGGGCGCGGTGCATCTGGGCCCGCTGGCGGCTGCCAGCGCCGCTCTGCAACGCCGCGCCGGGCGCCACGCGGGGCTGCTGGCCGGCATCGGCGTGGCGCTGGCGCTGGCGGCGGCCTTCGCCGTGCCGCAGGCGCGCTTCGACGACGATCCCTTGAACCTGCGCGACCCGGACTCGCCCTCGGTGGCGGCGCTCTTGGAGCTGCTGGACGACCCGCGGGTTTCGCCCTACAGCGCCCAGGTGTTGGCTGACGGCTTGCAGGCGGCGCGGGCCGAGGCGGCGCGCCTGGAAGCCCTGCCTGAGGTCGCGGCCGCCGTAACCCTGGACGCCTTCGTGCCGGCGGACCAGGCGGTGAAGCTCGACATCATCGACCAGACCGCGCTGCTGCTCTCGCCGCTCTTCACCGCGCCGCCGCCGCTTCCCGCCCCCGACGGCGCCGAGCGCGCCGCGGCGCTGGAACGTTTGAAGGGCGCCCTGCGGTCGCCGCCGGCGGAGATCGCGGAGGAGGCGGCACGCCTTGCCGGCGCTCTCGACGGCCTCGGCTCCGTCACTCCGGCGCAACTGGAGGCCGCCTGGCTGGGCGGTTTCGAGGCGGCCCTGAACCGCGTGCTGGACGCCCTGGAGGCGCAGCCGGTCACCCTCGGCGACCTGCCTGCGGAGCTGCGGCGGCGTTACGAGGCCGCGGCGGGCCCCGAGAAAGGCAAGATGCTGATCGAGGTGATCCCGGAGGAAGACCTGCGCGATCCGGCGGCGCGCGAGCGCTTCGTCGCGGCGGTGCAGGCCGAGGTGCCCAACGTCTCGGGCGTGCCGGTCACCATCGTCGAGGCGGGCTGGGCGGTGGTCACCGCCTTCGTGGAGGCGACGCTGCTGGCGCTTTGCGCGATTTCCCTGCTGCTGCTGCTGGTGCTGCGCTCGCCGCTCGACACCCTGCTGGTGCTGCTGCCGCTGTCGCTGGCGGCGCTGCTCACGGTCGCCGCGGGGGTGGTCTTCGACCTGCCCTTCAACTTCGCCAACGTCATCGTCCTGCCGCTGCTGCTCGGCCTCGGCGTCGACAGCGGCATCCACTACGTGATGCGGGCGCGCGAGGAGAAGGCCGGAGCGGCCGCGGCGACGAACTCCACGCCGCGGGCGATCTTCCTCTCGGCCCTGACCACCCTGGCCTCCTTCGGGGCGCTGTCGATCTCGCAGCACCCGGGCACCGCCTCCATGGGCCTGCTGCTGACCGTGGCCATCGTCATCACCCTGATCTGCGTGCTGGCCTTCCTGCCGGCCCTTCTGGCGCTGGCCGGGCGGATGCCCAGGGGGTGA
- a CDS encoding pyridoxamine 5'-phosphate oxidase family protein yields the protein MHLDIWHSEDEPRLGAVLSECWHLLADGAAEPRHDFHTTALATRHAGHGCTLRTVVLRKVDPEARELAFYTDLRSRKIGEIQHDPRVALLFNSMSDDTQIRIQAEAAIHHRGADAEAAWRGLSPRQRRDYLVSGPRGLPWAWATSGLPAELESRDPSTAESEAGRLNFAVVSCKVRHIDWLFLTPYGHRRASFAWNGDGQLQTSWLVP from the coding sequence ATGCACTTGGACATCTGGCACTCGGAAGATGAGCCGCGACTCGGCGCCGTGCTGTCCGAGTGCTGGCATCTGCTGGCCGACGGCGCCGCCGAACCCCGGCACGATTTCCATACCACCGCCCTGGCCACCCGCCATGCCGGCCACGGCTGCACGCTACGCACCGTGGTGCTGCGCAAGGTCGACCCGGAGGCCCGCGAGCTGGCCTTCTACACCGACCTGCGCAGCCGCAAGATCGGCGAGATCCAGCACGACCCGCGCGTCGCCCTGTTGTTCAACTCGATGAGCGACGACACCCAGATCCGCATACAGGCCGAGGCCGCCATCCACCACCGCGGCGCCGACGCGGAAGCCGCCTGGCGCGGCCTCAGCCCGCGGCAGCGGCGGGACTATCTGGTTTCCGGCCCGCGCGGCCTGCCCTGGGCCTGGGCCACCTCCGGCCTGCCGGCGGAGTTGGAGAGCCGCGACCCCAGCACGGCGGAGAGCGAGGCCGGGCGGCTGAACTTCGCCGTCGTCTCCTGCAAGGTCCGCCACATCGACTGGCTGTTCCTCACACCTTACGGCCACCGCCGCGCCAGCTTCGCCTGGAACGGCGACGGACAACTGCAAACAAGCTGGTTGGTCCCCTGA
- a CDS encoding cupin domain-containing protein, which produces MNQMWKGQAFSVSHADSGAFKGEGLRAFFEYRDLGIAGATAGNFGAQVIRAVPGRESPAAWHRHDLDFQMVYVTRGWVVFEYEGQGEQVLREGSCVLQPAGIRHRELRHSDDMELIEITSPADFGTEEVEKPA; this is translated from the coding sequence ATGAACCAGATGTGGAAGGGGCAGGCCTTCAGTGTCTCCCACGCCGACAGCGGCGCCTTCAAAGGCGAGGGCCTGCGCGCCTTCTTCGAGTACCGCGACCTGGGGATCGCCGGCGCCACCGCCGGCAACTTCGGCGCCCAGGTGATCCGCGCCGTGCCGGGAAGGGAAAGCCCCGCGGCCTGGCACCGGCACGATCTCGACTTCCAGATGGTCTACGTCACCCGCGGCTGGGTGGTCTTCGAATACGAGGGCCAGGGCGAGCAGGTGCTGCGAGAGGGCTCCTGCGTGCTGCAGCCGGCGGGCATCCGTCACCGCGAGCTGCGCCATTCCGACGATATGGAGCTGATCGAGATCACCTCCCCCGCCGACTTCGGCACGGAAGAGGTGGAGAAGCCGGCTTAA
- a CDS encoding PAS domain-containing protein — MQIDDAKCNELELDRFLSGFEDPRFENLIRHWLALRQDDPVPHRSAVDPAQFRDLLNIAWLLERHPDGHYRYRLAGETIAGIHGGIRHGSDTSALFNPQALEMFRARWEAVLDGGHLVRAEGVVHLADGYQVSRVERLMLPLRGDDGAVSVILGATSYDRPRTASHLTTRDFPPTDVQTCPLTGIPLGSNR; from the coding sequence ATGCAGATCGATGACGCCAAATGCAACGAACTGGAACTGGACCGCTTCCTCTCCGGCTTCGAAGATCCGCGCTTCGAGAATCTGATCCGGCATTGGCTGGCCCTGCGCCAGGACGACCCGGTCCCTCACCGCAGCGCCGTCGACCCGGCCCAGTTCCGGGACCTTCTGAACATCGCCTGGCTGCTGGAGCGCCATCCGGACGGCCACTACCGCTACCGCCTGGCCGGCGAGACGATCGCCGGCATCCACGGCGGCATCCGCCACGGCAGCGACACCTCCGCCCTGTTCAACCCGCAAGCGCTGGAGATGTTCCGGGCGCGCTGGGAAGCGGTACTGGACGGCGGCCACCTGGTCCGCGCCGAGGGCGTGGTGCACCTGGCCGACGGCTATCAGGTTTCGCGCGTCGAGCGCCTCATGCTGCCGCTGCGCGGCGACGACGGCGCGGTCTCGGTGATCCTGGGCGCCACGAGCTATGACCGGCCGCGCACGGCAAGCCACCTGACCACACGCGACTTCCCGCCGACCGACGTCCAGACCTGCCCGCTGACCGGCATTCCGCTCGGTTCGAACCGCTGA
- the egtD gene encoding L-histidine N(alpha)-methyltransferase, with protein sequence MGVLHKLESFVEAGAAGDGEFRDAVLRGLARRPKALEPKFFYDERGSQLFDAITELEEYYPTRAETAALRAHAAAIAAFVGEGASLVEFGSGSSVKTRLLLDSLRNLQCYVPIDISGAHLQRAAARLAADYALPVVPVHADYSSAFTLPAAVPAAGRVGFFPGSTIGNFDPPAAAAFLRRARDLLGPGARFIVGVDLQKDEARLIAAYGDAAGVTAAFNLNLLQRINRELEGTFDLAAFRHEARYDSALGRIEMHLVSRADQAAAVAGRSFGFAAGESIHTESSYKYTLEAFAELARQGGWRSEAQWLDPEGLFSLHGLIAA encoded by the coding sequence ATGGGCGTGCTGCACAAGCTGGAGAGCTTCGTCGAAGCCGGGGCGGCGGGCGACGGCGAGTTCCGCGACGCCGTGCTGCGCGGCCTGGCGCGCCGCCCCAAGGCGCTGGAGCCGAAGTTCTTCTACGACGAGCGCGGTTCGCAGCTCTTCGACGCCATCACCGAGCTGGAGGAATACTACCCGACGCGGGCGGAGACGGCGGCGCTGCGCGCTCATGCGGCGGCGATCGCCGCCTTCGTGGGGGAAGGCGCGAGCCTCGTCGAGTTCGGCAGCGGCTCCTCGGTGAAGACCCGCCTGCTGCTGGACAGCCTGCGGAACCTGCAGTGCTACGTGCCGATCGACATCTCCGGCGCGCACCTGCAGCGCGCGGCGGCGAGGCTCGCCGCCGATTACGCCCTGCCGGTCGTCCCGGTGCACGCCGACTACAGCAGCGCCTTCACCCTGCCGGCGGCGGTGCCGGCGGCGGGGCGGGTGGGCTTTTTTCCCGGCTCGACCATCGGCAATTTCGATCCGCCGGCGGCCGCCGCCTTCCTGCGCCGGGCGCGTGACCTTCTGGGCCCGGGCGCCCGCTTCATCGTCGGCGTCGACCTGCAGAAGGACGAGGCGCGGCTCATTGCCGCCTACGGCGATGCCGCGGGCGTTACGGCGGCCTTCAACCTCAATCTCCTGCAGCGCATCAACCGCGAGCTGGAAGGCACTTTCGATCTTGCGGCCTTCCGCCACGAGGCGCGCTACGACTCCGCTCTGGGGCGCATCGAGATGCACCTGGTGAGCCGCGCCGACCAGGCGGCCGCCGTCGCCGGCCGCTCCTTCGGCTTCGCCGCCGGCGAGTCCATCCACACGGAGAGCTCCTACAAGTACACGCTGGAGGCCTTCGCCGAACTGGCGCGGCAAGGCGGGTGGCGCAGCGAGGCGCAGTGGCTGGACCCCGAGGGCCTCTTCAGCCTGCACGGCCTGATCGCGGCCTAG
- a CDS encoding DUF924 family protein encodes MSALEEVLEFWFAESRKAQWFAVSEAFDGECRRVLGPHLQAALAGRYEDWRRTPRGCLALVLLLDQAPRNLYRGTPKAFACDAAARAVTRHALKMDFDRSLSDVERVFLYLPLEHSEDLKDQQDCVRLIARLEDGGEFLSYAERHREIIARFGRFPHRNGILGRESTQAEMEFLKEPNSSF; translated from the coding sequence ATGAGTGCGTTGGAAGAGGTCTTGGAGTTCTGGTTCGCTGAGAGCCGCAAGGCGCAGTGGTTCGCGGTCAGCGAGGCCTTCGACGGCGAATGCCGCCGCGTCCTGGGCCCCCATCTCCAGGCGGCGCTGGCCGGCCGCTACGAGGACTGGCGGCGGACGCCGCGCGGCTGCCTGGCGCTGGTGCTGCTGCTTGACCAGGCGCCGCGCAACCTCTACCGCGGCACGCCGAAGGCCTTCGCCTGCGACGCCGCGGCGCGGGCGGTCACCCGCCACGCCCTGAAGATGGACTTCGACCGGTCCTTGAGCGATGTCGAACGGGTCTTCCTCTACCTGCCGCTGGAACACAGCGAGGACCTGAAGGACCAGCAGGACTGCGTGCGCCTTATCGCGCGGCTGGAGGACGGCGGCGAGTTCCTCTCCTACGCCGAGCGCCACCGCGAGATCATCGCCCGCTTCGGGCGCTTTCCCCACCGCAACGGGATCCTGGGCCGCGAAAGCACGCAAGCGGAAATGGAGTTCCTGAAGGAGCCGAATTCGTCGTTTTAG
- a CDS encoding MFS transporter, translating into MTMNAPTTPSPDSAPSLLARWRRPEVLLLLMAAAVPLSFATWQALINNFAYERAAFTGVEIGMMQSLREVPGFLAFGVVFLLLLIREQRLAIFSLLLLGLGTAATGFFPSVLGIYVTTVVMSLGYHYYETLQISLSLQWIDKVRAPETLGRLIAAGSITSIVVYALVWFTSDLLAMDYLWIYLIGGGATAAIALVAWLGFPQFKQPVEQHKHMVLRKRYWLYYALTFMSGARRQIFIVFAGFLMVEKFGYDVGAIALLFLLNSAINIWLAPKIGRLIGRIGERKALVFEYIGLIGVFTAYAFVENATLAAGLYVVDHLFFALAIAIKTYFQKIADPADIASTAGVSFTINHIAAVVIPAAFGFLWLVSPAAVFLAGSAMAACSLIMAFNVPRHPQPGHEVLLGRVPAAAPAAAAAE; encoded by the coding sequence ATGACCATGAACGCCCCCACGACCCCGTCGCCCGATTCCGCCCCCTCCCTCCTGGCCCGCTGGCGCCGGCCCGAAGTGCTGCTGCTGCTCATGGCGGCGGCGGTGCCGCTCAGCTTCGCCACCTGGCAGGCGCTGATCAACAACTTCGCCTACGAGCGCGCGGCCTTCACCGGCGTCGAGATCGGCATGATGCAGTCGCTGCGCGAGGTGCCGGGCTTCCTGGCCTTCGGCGTGGTCTTCCTGCTGCTGCTGATCCGCGAGCAGCGCCTGGCGATTTTCTCTCTGTTGCTGCTGGGCCTCGGCACCGCGGCCACCGGCTTCTTCCCCTCGGTGCTCGGCATCTACGTCACCACCGTGGTCATGTCGCTGGGCTATCACTACTACGAGACGCTGCAGATCTCGCTCTCGCTGCAGTGGATCGACAAGGTCCGCGCGCCGGAGACCCTGGGCCGCCTGATCGCCGCCGGCTCCATCACCTCCATCGTGGTCTATGCCCTGGTGTGGTTCACCAGCGATCTGCTGGCGATGGACTACCTCTGGATCTATCTCATCGGCGGCGGCGCCACGGCGGCCATCGCCCTGGTCGCCTGGCTCGGCTTTCCGCAGTTCAAGCAGCCGGTCGAGCAGCACAAGCACATGGTGCTGCGCAAGCGCTACTGGCTCTACTACGCGCTTACTTTCATGTCCGGCGCGCGCCGGCAGATCTTCATCGTCTTCGCCGGCTTCCTCATGGTGGAGAAGTTCGGCTACGACGTCGGCGCCATCGCCCTGCTGTTCCTGCTGAACTCGGCCATCAACATCTGGCTGGCGCCGAAGATCGGCCGCCTCATCGGGCGCATCGGCGAGCGCAAGGCGCTGGTCTTCGAGTACATCGGCCTGATCGGCGTCTTCACCGCCTACGCCTTCGTCGAGAACGCGACGCTGGCCGCCGGGCTCTACGTGGTCGACCACTTGTTCTTCGCCCTGGCCATCGCCATCAAGACCTACTTCCAGAAGATCGCCGACCCGGCGGACATCGCCTCCACCGCCGGCGTCAGCTTCACCATCAACCACATCGCGGCGGTGGTGATCCCGGCGGCCTTCGGCTTCCTCTGGCTGGTCTCCCCGGCCGCCGTCTTCCTGGCCGGCAGCGCCATGGCCGCCTGCTCGCTCATCATGGCGTTCAACGTGCCGCGCCACCCGCAGCCGGGCCACGAGGTCCTGCTGGGCCGCGTGCCCGCCGCCGCGCCAGCGGCGGCGGCGGCGGAGTAG
- a CDS encoding cupin domain-containing protein, which yields MTEQAQGDIQEDNDIARVTRWSFAAGAETGFHRHDYDYVVVPLASGRLKIVDKEGKESLSELTAGVSYFRRAGVEHNVINASGSDFAFVEVEFKARFT from the coding sequence ATGACGGAGCAGGCGCAAGGCGACATCCAGGAAGACAACGACATCGCGCGGGTGACGCGCTGGTCCTTCGCAGCGGGCGCGGAGACCGGCTTTCACCGCCACGACTACGACTACGTGGTGGTGCCGCTGGCCTCCGGCAGGCTGAAGATCGTCGACAAGGAGGGCAAGGAGAGCCTCTCCGAACTGACCGCCGGGGTCTCCTACTTCCGCCGCGCCGGCGTCGAGCACAACGTCATCAACGCCTCGGGCAGCGACTTCGCCTTCGTCGAGGTGGAGTTCAAGGCGCGCTTCACATAG
- a CDS encoding class I SAM-dependent methyltransferase gives MPPSKDQITAANKASWDEAAERHRSHDQYARLLAGFARPGFSVLDATLTGRLQSLGLADKAVAQLCCNNARELLSVKNLGAASLTGFDFSEAFLDQGRELAAAGGIAAELVRTEIAKIPASYDGRFDIAMVTIGVLGWMPDLAEFFATARRLLKPGGHLVIYESHPILNMYDDRDKRLPPVADESYFRQEPYRSDNGLDYWRNEDYASTAFFWTFHKMSDVVMGVLRAGFAIEDFEELPHDVGNHSHLENQPQQLPLSYVMVGRREG, from the coding sequence ATGCCTCCCAGCAAAGATCAAATCACAGCCGCCAACAAGGCGTCCTGGGACGAAGCCGCCGAGCGCCACCGCAGCCACGACCAGTACGCCAGGCTGCTGGCGGGTTTCGCGCGGCCCGGCTTCTCGGTGCTGGACGCAACCCTGACCGGCCGCCTCCAGAGTCTCGGCCTGGCGGACAAGGCGGTGGCGCAGCTGTGCTGCAACAACGCGCGCGAGCTGCTCTCCGTGAAGAACCTCGGCGCCGCAAGCCTCACCGGCTTCGACTTCTCCGAGGCTTTCCTCGACCAGGGGCGCGAACTGGCCGCCGCCGGCGGCATCGCGGCCGAACTGGTGCGGACGGAGATCGCCAAGATCCCGGCAAGCTACGACGGCCGCTTCGACATCGCTATGGTCACCATCGGCGTACTGGGCTGGATGCCCGACCTGGCCGAGTTCTTCGCCACCGCGCGGCGCCTCCTCAAGCCCGGCGGACACCTGGTGATCTACGAGAGCCACCCGATCCTCAACATGTACGACGACCGCGACAAGCGCCTGCCGCCCGTGGCCGACGAGTCCTACTTCCGGCAAGAGCCCTACCGCAGCGATAACGGCCTCGACTACTGGCGCAACGAGGACTACGCGTCGACGGCCTTCTTCTGGACCTTCCACAAGATGAGCGACGTGGTGATGGGCGTGCTGCGCGCCGGCTTCGCCATCGAAGACTTCGAAGAGCTGCCCCACGACGTCGGCAACCACAGCCACCTGGAGAACCAGCCCCAGCAGCTGCCGCTCAGCTATGTGATGGTGGGACGAAGGGAGGGTTGA
- a CDS encoding helix-turn-helix transcriptional regulator: MTENGQNRPATRSKAQGLEVGASDHRHFAPLPDHPGNLDDPARPVAPLAIDYAGASLRPWHHHKRGQLLYADEGVMQVGTDAGTWVVAPEQAVWMPPGVEHQVGHRTGVAMRTLYIDPQVARELPEDCCVVAVPALLRQLILRAMEVGLDYVPGSAGARLMAVILDELRRLKPEPLHLPHPRDPRLKKITEALLAEPADGRALADWARDSGASERTLARLFVKECGMTFGAWRERLRLTQAVARLAEGEAVTAVAYDLGYQSPSAFIAMFKRSLGDTPGRYLRKAGAEG; encoded by the coding sequence ATGACGGAAAACGGACAAAACAGGCCGGCGACCAGGAGCAAGGCGCAGGGGCTCGAGGTTGGAGCCTCGGACCACCGCCACTTTGCGCCGCTGCCCGACCACCCCGGCAACCTGGACGACCCGGCACGCCCCGTGGCGCCGCTGGCCATCGACTACGCCGGCGCTTCGCTGCGCCCCTGGCATCACCACAAGCGCGGCCAGCTGCTCTATGCCGACGAGGGCGTCATGCAGGTGGGCACGGATGCTGGCACCTGGGTTGTGGCGCCGGAGCAGGCGGTCTGGATGCCGCCGGGCGTCGAGCACCAGGTCGGCCACCGCACCGGGGTGGCGATGCGCACCCTCTACATCGACCCGCAGGTGGCCAGGGAACTGCCGGAGGACTGCTGCGTGGTGGCGGTACCGGCGCTGCTGCGCCAGCTCATCCTGCGCGCCATGGAGGTCGGCCTCGACTACGTCCCCGGCAGCGCCGGGGCGCGGCTCATGGCGGTGATCCTGGACGAGCTGCGCCGGCTGAAGCCCGAGCCGCTGCACCTGCCGCACCCGCGCGATCCGCGCCTGAAGAAGATCACCGAGGCCCTGCTGGCCGAGCCCGCCGACGGCCGCGCCCTGGCCGACTGGGCGCGGGACTCCGGCGCCAGCGAGCGCACCCTGGCCCGCCTCTTCGTGAAGGAGTGCGGCATGACCTTCGGCGCCTGGCGCGAGCGCCTGCGCCTCACCCAGGCGGTGGCGCGCCTGGCCGAAGGCGAGGCGGTGACCGCCGTCGCCTACGACCTCGGCTATCAGAGCCCCAGCGCCTTCATCGCCATGTTCAAGCGCAGCCTCGGCGACACGCCGGGACGGTATCTGAGGAAGGCGGGGGCGGAGGGGTAG